The Apium graveolens cultivar Ventura chromosome 6, ASM990537v1, whole genome shotgun sequence genome contains a region encoding:
- the LOC141664574 gene encoding uncharacterized protein LOC141664574 — MEKLVYALIFASRKLRPYFQAHRIEVRTAYPLRQVLHKPESSGRMLKWVVELGQSDLEYMPRTAIKGQALADFLLEFDSVVDDKALVVLQPPRNEESLEDFSHPCWILHVDGEVNNGGSGAGIVLVSPEGHHLMSAIHFKFYATNNDAEYEALIHGLKIALEMGVRNLIARSDSELVVNQVNGGFQARGPQTKLYLRCAQRLIEKFREVKLKCVPREKNSNADALAKIGSQ; from the coding sequence ATGGAGAAACTGGTTTATGCCTTGATCTTTGCGTCAAGGAAGTTACGGCCGTACTTCCAGGCTCATAGAATTGAAGTCCGCACAGCATATCCACTACGGCAAGTCCTTCACAAGCCAGAATCATCGGGGAGGATGTTGAAATGGGTCGTAGAGTTGGGACAGTCTGACTTGGAATACATGCCCCGTACAGCAATTAAAGGACAAGCCTTAGCCGATTTTttgttggaatttgattctgTTGTTGATGATAAGGCTTTGGTAGTGCTACAGCCCCCTCGTAATGAAGAATCTTTGGAGGATTTTTCACATCCCTGCtggatcttgcatgtggatggggAAGTTAACAATGGAGGATCAGGTGCGGGTATAGTACTCGTGTCTCCAGAAGGCCATCATCTGATGAGCGCAATTCACTTCAAATTTTATGCAACAAACAATGATGCAGAATATGAAGCATTGATCCATGGCCTAAAGATCGCTTTGGAAATGGGAGTGCGGAACCTAATTGCGAGGAGTGACTCAGAGCTAGTGGTAAATCAGGTGAATGGGGGGTTTCAAGCTCGAGGACCGCAGACAAAATTGTACTTGAGATGCGCGCAGCGCCTGATTGAAAAGTTCAGAGAAGTTAAGCTGAAGTGTGTACCGCGGGAGAAGAACAGCAACGCGGATGCCCTGGCAAAAATAGGGTCGCAGTAG